Within the Paraburkholderia aromaticivorans genome, the region CAAAGGTTCGTGTGTCCCACACGGCGCGACGGCATCGACAGGGCCGGAAAATAATCCGTCGACTGCGACACAGGCGACACACGCCGGCGAGAGCGCGAAGATTTATCGTGGCGCATAGGTCTTGGCTCCGTCCCAGTATTTGAGGCTACGTGGCTTCGCCGTCGCGCCAAAGCTCTGATACGCGACCGAGAACGCGAACATGTCTTTCGCGGTAATCAGATAGGAGCCGATGACCAGAAAGGGCACGGCGAGCATCACCGGCCACCATTTGAGGAACATGAAAACAACCGCGGGCAATACGAACGAGCCGAGGAACAGCTCAGCCAGGCAGCCCCATATCATCCAGGGTTGCACCATGCCTTTCGGGATTTCGTGAACTTCACGCATGGCCTCACCTCAGATCTGCGAGGAAGCGACCGACGCC harbors:
- a CDS encoding VirB3 family type IV secretion system protein, giving the protein MREVHEIPKGMVQPWMIWGCLAELFLGSFVLPAVVFMFLKWWPVMLAVPFLVIGSYLITAKDMFAFSVAYQSFGATAKPRSLKYWDGAKTYAPR